The following coding sequences are from one Parabacteroides pacaensis window:
- a CDS encoding glycoside hydrolase family 71/99 protein, producing MKTGKIPDGKPEAGIKEFNTWMNNNIMDAQKKKRLFRALCTWGCFVGIGALTIGCSTNKMKSEMNTSGETAQYYIDTYPDTWVGTDALGRVMPDAGEVGTVKTDQKRVVGIFYITWHSDGLAKLKAPYKADVTKVLSQAPEARLDADHPAWTEGSYHWGEPELGYFLSRDEYVIRKDMSMLADAGVDVLIMDVTNAVRYWDEWETLFTTMQKMKEEGNKVPQFCFWAFNGPVITVVQDLYDKVYKQNKYKDLWFYWGDKPLLLYNGKPVFDANGGGVKNPNPHYDAKAATDPSDPRHNDPYYTEEFYTDYTREVKDFFTIRTMWWGYYEWAGERFVGTEGNWSFGYDLHDKRVQALPPDSLVSRYKGVKEQFAVTPAQHPISVVGKSWTREKGEPKLNQYDLPEPTFVPWLGKTVDNPTAYGIYFQERWEEALKCDPQFIYLNDWNEWTAGKYRSGKDPGGNQPGPTEFLNRKNPFYFVDQYNSEFNRTIQPMKGGYTDNYYMQMVQNIRRYKGVRPIPENKGLAKIKIDGSFDDWDAVETVYLDTKGDVAHRDHAGYGGTHYVNTSGRNDIVKSKVVVDKKNVYFYVETTGAITPYTDPNWMLLLIDADKNSSSGWYGYDYMVNKNVPDGETTELMQYDAATETWKPVAKLKYRVAGNRLEVAIPRNNLNLPGNSFVFDFKWCDNPVDLKDPISLCTDGDTAPNRRFNYRCIWKK from the coding sequence GTGAAGACTGGCAAAATCCCGGATGGTAAACCCGAAGCCGGAATAAAAGAATTTAATACATGGATGAATAATAATATTATGGATGCACAAAAAAAGAAAAGATTGTTTCGTGCGCTCTGCACGTGGGGATGCTTCGTAGGAATAGGAGCATTAACTATCGGCTGTAGTACGAACAAGATGAAAAGTGAAATGAATACTTCCGGAGAAACGGCTCAGTATTATATCGATACCTATCCGGATACTTGGGTGGGAACGGATGCTTTAGGTCGTGTCATGCCGGATGCCGGTGAGGTAGGCACTGTAAAGACGGATCAGAAGCGGGTGGTGGGAATATTTTACATCACCTGGCATAGTGATGGTCTGGCTAAATTGAAGGCTCCATATAAAGCCGATGTAACAAAAGTCTTGTCTCAAGCACCCGAAGCCCGGCTGGATGCGGATCATCCGGCATGGACCGAAGGTTCGTACCATTGGGGAGAACCGGAACTGGGGTACTTTTTAAGCCGGGATGAGTATGTAATCCGGAAAGATATGTCTATGCTGGCCGATGCCGGAGTGGATGTGTTGATTATGGACGTAACGAATGCCGTGCGTTACTGGGATGAATGGGAAACTTTATTTACCACCATGCAAAAGATGAAGGAAGAAGGCAATAAAGTACCGCAATTTTGTTTCTGGGCTTTCAACGGCCCGGTGATTACCGTAGTCCAGGATTTATATGACAAGGTCTATAAGCAAAATAAGTATAAGGATCTGTGGTTTTATTGGGGAGATAAGCCTTTGTTGTTGTATAACGGCAAACCGGTTTTCGATGCGAATGGGGGAGGCGTAAAGAATCCGAACCCTCATTACGATGCGAAGGCCGCTACGGACCCGTCGGACCCGCGGCATAACGATCCTTATTATACGGAGGAGTTTTATACGGACTATACCCGGGAAGTAAAAGATTTTTTTACCATCCGTACCATGTGGTGGGGATATTACGAGTGGGCCGGCGAGCGGTTTGTGGGTACGGAAGGCAATTGGAGCTTCGGCTATGACTTGCATGATAAAAGAGTGCAAGCCTTGCCTCCCGATTCATTGGTTTCACGCTACAAAGGAGTAAAAGAACAATTTGCCGTAACACCTGCCCAGCATCCTATTTCCGTAGTAGGAAAATCATGGACGCGTGAAAAAGGCGAACCTAAATTAAACCAGTATGATTTGCCGGAGCCTACCTTTGTACCTTGGCTGGGAAAGACGGTAGATAACCCCACGGCTTACGGAATTTATTTCCAGGAACGTTGGGAAGAGGCACTGAAGTGCGACCCGCAATTTATTTATCTGAATGATTGGAATGAGTGGACTGCCGGAAAATATCGTTCCGGGAAAGATCCGGGTGGTAATCAGCCGGGGCCTACGGAATTCTTAAATCGGAAGAACCCGTTTTATTTTGTAGATCAATATAATTCGGAATTTAACCGCACGATCCAGCCTATGAAGGGTGGTTATACGGATAACTATTATATGCAGATGGTGCAAAATATCCGGCGTTATAAAGGAGTACGTCCTATTCCGGAAAATAAGGGACTTGCTAAAATAAAAATAGACGGTTCGTTTGACGATTGGGATGCGGTGGAAACTGTTTACCTGGATACGAAAGGGGACGTTGCTCACCGCGATCATGCCGGGTATGGAGGAACGCATTATGTAAATACATCGGGAAGAAATGACATTGTAAAGTCAAAGGTCGTAGTAGATAAGAAAAATGTTTATTTCTATGTGGAAACGACAGGTGCAATCACCCCTTATACGGATCCCAACTGGATGTTATTGTTGATCGATGCGGATAAAAATTCTTCTTCCGGATGGTACGGGTATGATTACATGGTAAACAAGAACGTACCGGACGGGGAGACTACCGAACTGATGCAATATGATGCGGCTACGGAGACTTGGAAACCGGTGGCAAAATTAAAATACCGGGTAGCAGGTAACCGTTTGGAGGTAGCTATTCCCCGGAATAACCTGAATTTACCGGGCAATTCATTTGTGTTCGATTTCAAATGGTGTGATAACCCGGTAGATTTGAAAGATCCTATTTCTTTATGTACGGATGGCGATACGGCTCCGAACCGGAGATTCAATTACCGGTGTATTTGGAAAAAGTAA
- a CDS encoding RagB/SusD family nutrient uptake outer membrane protein has product MKRIINILLVISAGVFTFSCADLDLPSDGRIELKDIFSRYERTQTYLKTCGNYMPQVGFTYENTNTPLASFCDEAQDANDHKDGPVAKWYKGLTSPSYNPLTASYMDPWGHYFQGIKKCNIFLSAITDPELATGNFVEEEKNGWIAQVRVMRAFYYLQLIKRYGGVPLLDKPYEVNHDFTQDRRATFEECVDFIQADCDAALATPETEGRPIGFRWAINDNERGQMTRAIAYAIKSQAALYAASPLWNDGTGKYTWKRAAEITKEALDQCLAHGFELYKTPCDPTIAQNAYAYYFITRSDPSRSWDKETIYETTAWRSNVWKHAGTPITDGMEKAGACPSQELIDSYETIDGQPVLNLQKPYLDKDHLQPNYNTNSLYDPQNPYVNRDPRFYASIYYNEAVRYLDNPNGIKVETYVGGNCEISDKVTEVRYTRTGYYLRKFNNYKSNINVDADGLMRIFRLAELYLNFAEAAYQAYGPEVPIASTVGGAPMSAKQALDIIRARVDMPALPSGLSKEDFEKRYRNERRIELAFEEHRFFDVRRWKILSESDNFVTGMRITKENNEYVYTRFKLAERSTGADKYLMYPIDHTEVAKMLKYTGEDWQNPGW; this is encoded by the coding sequence ATGAAAAGAATAATAAATATATTGCTGGTAATATCGGCAGGCGTGTTTACTTTTTCTTGTGCTGATTTGGATTTGCCTTCCGACGGACGGATAGAATTGAAAGATATTTTTAGCCGATATGAACGGACCCAGACTTATTTGAAAACTTGTGGCAACTATATGCCGCAAGTAGGTTTTACGTATGAAAATACAAATACGCCGTTGGCCTCTTTTTGCGACGAGGCACAAGATGCCAACGACCATAAGGACGGTCCTGTTGCCAAGTGGTATAAAGGACTTACTTCCCCCTCTTACAATCCTTTGACGGCAAGCTATATGGACCCGTGGGGACATTATTTCCAAGGAATAAAGAAATGTAATATTTTTCTTTCGGCTATTACCGACCCGGAACTGGCAACCGGAAATTTTGTGGAAGAAGAAAAGAACGGCTGGATTGCCCAAGTACGGGTAATGCGCGCTTTCTATTATTTGCAATTAATTAAACGGTATGGCGGTGTGCCTTTGCTAGATAAGCCTTATGAAGTAAATCATGATTTTACGCAAGACCGGCGGGCTACCTTCGAGGAGTGTGTAGACTTTATTCAGGCGGATTGCGATGCGGCCTTGGCAACCCCGGAAACGGAAGGTCGTCCGATAGGTTTCCGGTGGGCAATTAATGATAACGAACGGGGACAAATGACGCGCGCTATCGCTTACGCTATCAAGTCGCAAGCTGCTCTGTATGCTGCCAGCCCGCTATGGAACGACGGAACAGGCAAATATACCTGGAAAAGAGCAGCCGAAATAACCAAAGAAGCGTTAGACCAATGTCTTGCCCATGGGTTTGAATTATACAAAACGCCATGCGATCCTACGATTGCCCAGAATGCCTATGCTTATTACTTTATCACCCGTTCGGACCCCAGCCGTTCGTGGGATAAAGAAACTATCTATGAAACAACGGCGTGGCGTTCTAATGTATGGAAACATGCCGGCACGCCTATCACCGACGGGATGGAAAAAGCCGGAGCCTGTCCTTCCCAGGAGTTGATAGACAGCTACGAAACCATCGACGGTCAGCCCGTATTGAATCTTCAAAAGCCTTATTTGGATAAAGACCATTTGCAACCTAATTATAATACCAATTCGTTGTACGACCCGCAGAACCCGTATGTAAATAGAGACCCGCGTTTTTATGCTTCTATCTACTACAACGAGGCAGTCCGTTATTTGGATAATCCGAACGGGATAAAGGTAGAAACGTATGTGGGAGGCAATTGTGAAATCTCCGATAAGGTAACGGAAGTACGTTATACCCGTACCGGATATTACCTGCGGAAATTTAATAATTATAAATCGAATATAAATGTGGATGCAGACGGTTTGATGCGTATTTTCCGTCTGGCAGAGTTGTACTTGAATTTTGCGGAAGCTGCTTACCAGGCTTATGGCCCGGAAGTGCCGATTGCTTCTACGGTAGGCGGTGCGCCTATGTCGGCAAAACAAGCCCTGGATATCATTCGTGCCCGGGTAGATATGCCCGCTTTGCCTTCCGGATTGTCTAAAGAAGACTTTGAGAAACGTTACCGGAACGAACGGCGCATAGAACTCGCTTTTGAGGAACATCGTTTTTTTGATGTGCGACGTTGGAAAATATTGTCGGAAAGTGATAACTTTGTTACGGGAATGCGCATTACTAAAGAGAATAATGAGTATGTTTATACCCGTTTTAAGTTAGCGGAAAGAAGTACCGGCGCGGATAAATACCTGATGTACCCCATAGATCATACGGAAGTTGCCAAAATGTTGAAATATACGGGTGAAGACTGGCAAAATCCCGGATGGTAA
- a CDS encoding SusC/RagA family TonB-linked outer membrane protein produces the protein MKNIKIQIVLAYISMILPGLPLYAKDIVIPIQVKGIVTNEFDEPLPGVWIQTENGQNEYLTDTDGTYTLNVKDGSKYAVFSLAGYEAQKVEIRSGKEINVQMAYDAAGNDDWVDMGYLSLPAQAVTGAVSSVSGEQLGRAPVANLSLILAGQLPGLTTIESNSELSRGGADLFVRGISTTNGRAPLVVIDGVICPNTNYEYISPREIESITLLKDASTTALYGIQGANGVIVITTKRGHTGKTQVNVWYDQSFQQMTKEPMRLNSWEYAELRNQAGANDGMGAYSQFSKEAVEKFRAGDDPLYPNNDYYKMYMKPVTLMERAAVNITGGTDVIRYFTNVNFMHQGLPFKTAKEPGSKYDPTPRNNWVNFRANVDLKINNYLSAFARVSGNIKTEKTTQYGNSTIYNHLFNLPPTLYGPLTPVITDREDPNFATSNQVITHTSEDLPVYGMLNRSGYTSHVVTNIIAQAGLNLDMSFITQGLSLKGLMAYQTNSVNGLTTHQDFERWVRTDDPDKLEFKKKGSNNNTPLSYGKGSSFYYNINLFANVDYKRTFGDHSIQAMAYLFFLNQEKEKSSGASILPYKRESMGITATYGFRNRYYIRGDWAYSGSEQFHRDHRYISTPSVGVAWIASREAFLQEVKWLSNLKLRASYGISANDQLGDTRFLYLDDIRATDSSITEGLIGNPDVTAEKMKKQNYGIDLGLFNQFSVSFDYYKSRCDNMLISGAGSVPQYQGVELGNYAKVNTGSMENKGFEFVVDYRKHINKDWFVSAGMSLSKNSNTVINVNESPYSDEYAYRYRSEGYRYGQQWGYVIDKSNGNGFFNSEDELKKSGLTYAIGTPRVGDFIYKDLNNDQVIDEKDIAPIGNSWLPKYYYSISGAFTYKQFEFSFLFQGAGKASTAVSGIGAYENYYQGVFNDIHLKAWTPERYANGEEILYPALSLNETTSHRANSYFIMDRSYIRLKNIELAYSLPLKTSKVIFAEKIRFSVAAQNLFTIDNMRSNYIDPEVASMGNFQPYRVYNIGVSLLF, from the coding sequence ATGAAAAATATAAAAATACAGATTGTGCTGGCCTATATAAGTATGATATTGCCGGGCTTGCCTCTCTATGCAAAAGATATAGTAATACCTATTCAGGTAAAAGGTATCGTAACCAACGAATTCGACGAACCGTTACCCGGCGTATGGATACAAACGGAGAACGGACAAAACGAATACCTGACGGATACAGACGGAACTTATACATTAAATGTAAAAGACGGAAGCAAGTATGCCGTTTTCTCCTTGGCCGGATACGAAGCGCAAAAAGTGGAAATCCGCTCCGGAAAAGAAATAAATGTACAGATGGCGTATGATGCCGCAGGGAACGATGATTGGGTGGACATGGGTTATCTTTCTTTACCAGCCCAAGCGGTAACAGGTGCTGTTTCTTCAGTTTCCGGTGAACAGTTGGGACGGGCTCCGGTAGCAAACCTCTCTTTGATTTTAGCCGGACAGCTACCGGGACTTACTACCATCGAATCGAACTCCGAATTATCGCGGGGAGGTGCGGATCTGTTTGTACGGGGTATTTCAACCACAAACGGAAGGGCCCCTTTAGTGGTAATAGACGGCGTGATCTGTCCCAATACGAATTATGAATATATTTCACCCCGTGAAATAGAATCGATAACCTTATTAAAAGACGCTTCCACTACAGCATTGTATGGAATACAAGGTGCAAACGGGGTTATTGTGATTACTACCAAGCGAGGTCATACGGGTAAGACTCAAGTAAATGTTTGGTACGACCAGTCGTTCCAGCAAATGACCAAGGAGCCGATGCGGTTGAATTCGTGGGAATATGCCGAATTACGGAACCAGGCGGGTGCAAACGATGGGATGGGAGCTTATTCCCAATTCTCGAAAGAAGCCGTAGAAAAATTCCGTGCAGGCGATGATCCGCTATATCCGAATAATGACTATTATAAGATGTATATGAAACCGGTTACCCTTATGGAACGGGCAGCAGTAAATATAACAGGAGGTACGGATGTGATCCGTTATTTTACCAACGTCAATTTCATGCATCAGGGACTACCGTTTAAGACGGCGAAGGAACCAGGATCGAAGTATGATCCCACTCCCCGGAACAACTGGGTAAATTTCCGTGCCAATGTGGATTTGAAAATTAATAACTATTTGAGTGCGTTTGCCCGTGTATCCGGAAATATAAAAACAGAAAAGACAACTCAATATGGGAATAGCACCATATACAATCATTTGTTTAATTTGCCGCCTACCTTATACGGCCCTCTTACTCCGGTAATAACAGACCGCGAAGACCCGAACTTTGCAACGAGTAACCAGGTGATTACCCATACCAGCGAAGATTTGCCGGTATATGGTATGTTGAACCGGTCCGGATATACTTCGCATGTAGTTACGAACATTATTGCCCAAGCCGGTTTAAACCTGGATATGAGTTTTATTACGCAAGGACTTTCACTGAAAGGACTTATGGCTTATCAAACCAATTCGGTCAACGGGCTGACTACTCATCAGGATTTTGAACGTTGGGTGCGCACGGACGATCCGGATAAACTGGAGTTTAAAAAGAAAGGTTCCAATAACAACACACCTCTTTCTTACGGAAAAGGCTCTTCTTTCTATTACAACATTAATTTGTTTGCCAATGTGGATTACAAACGGACTTTCGGGGATCATAGCATTCAGGCGATGGCCTATCTTTTTTTCCTGAACCAAGAAAAGGAAAAAAGCAGCGGAGCGAGTATTCTGCCTTATAAACGGGAAAGTATGGGGATAACAGCTACTTATGGTTTCCGGAACCGGTATTATATCCGGGGTGACTGGGCTTATTCGGGTTCCGAACAATTCCACCGGGATCATCGGTATATTTCCACTCCTTCGGTGGGCGTGGCATGGATTGCCTCTCGTGAAGCCTTCCTGCAAGAGGTAAAATGGTTAAGCAACCTGAAGCTAAGAGCTTCTTACGGAATTTCGGCTAACGACCAGCTGGGAGATACCCGTTTCCTTTATTTGGATGATATCCGGGCTACGGATTCGAGCATTACGGAAGGTTTGATAGGAAATCCGGATGTAACGGCCGAAAAGATGAAGAAACAAAATTACGGGATAGACCTAGGCCTGTTCAATCAATTCTCTGTTTCGTTTGATTATTATAAAAGCCGTTGTGATAATATGTTGATTAGCGGAGCCGGCTCTGTTCCCCAATATCAAGGCGTGGAGTTAGGCAATTATGCCAAAGTGAATACCGGTAGTATGGAAAATAAAGGATTTGAATTTGTAGTGGACTACCGGAAACACATCAATAAAGATTGGTTTGTATCGGCAGGAATGTCATTGAGTAAGAATAGCAATACGGTAATCAACGTAAACGAATCTCCTTATTCCGATGAATATGCTTACCGATACCGTTCGGAAGGTTATCGATACGGCCAGCAATGGGGATATGTAATCGATAAAAGTAACGGGAACGGTTTTTTCAATTCGGAAGATGAACTGAAGAAAAGCGGTCTTACTTATGCCATAGGTACTCCCCGGGTAGGTGATTTTATTTATAAAGACTTGAACAACGATCAAGTGATCGATGAAAAAGATATTGCCCCTATCGGGAATAGCTGGTTGCCGAAATACTATTATAGCATTTCCGGAGCCTTTACCTACAAACAATTTGAGTTTAGCTTCTTATTCCAGGGAGCGGGAAAAGCCTCGACTGCGGTGAGTGGAATCGGAGCTTACGAAAATTACTACCAAGGCGTATTCAACGATATACATTTGAAAGCATGGACACCGGAACGTTATGCAAATGGCGAAGAAATCTTATACCCCGCTTTGTCGCTGAATGAAACGACAAGCCATAGAGCGAATAGCTATTTTATTATGGACCGGTCGTATATCCGTCTGAAAAATATAGAACTGGCTTATTCGTTGCCCTTGAAGACTTCGAAGGTGATATTTGCCGAGAAGATTCGTTTCTCTGTAGCAGCGCAAAATTTATTTACGATAGACAATATGCGTTCCAATTACATTGATCCGGAAGTAGCTTCTATGGGAAATTTCCAACCTTACCGGGTGTATAATATCGGAGTTAGCTTACTATTTTAA
- a CDS encoding RagB/SusD family nutrient uptake outer membrane protein, whose protein sequence is MKLKYIYLSTLVAFTSLCACSDVLDVSPDGTLSMEEIYSDPDKVGALLNGCYNNLPKKGHSYFFFDQLVVACSDDAWTSEDGQGQMVQQMYDGQASASNHPIRDMHDGHGALLNAYWSRYWTQIRLCTQFLENIDQATVPSEVERARWKAEAHVMRAFFYSELIKWFGKLPIERNTYSFDQDFSDLKRESVYDLAKFIEEDCDAAINTPELPWRITTESEAQRATKALAYALKSKMLLYAASPLHNEGNDYWEEAYQSNKKAVEELKKNGYELFRTCTNPNTFGTYDGAAFHQLACQSADYSASPRDRETIWQQRDGAVFVWHIAYIGSNMSNTFKCGACPTQELVDAFETIDGQPVLNLDKPYLDEKHLQPNYNPNNKLYNPADPYKNRDPRLYATVIKNGDTIVWENGQVYDVETFVGGRHHIESTVSERTFTRTGYLHRKMVTPGACNTNQINCSNWKHYRLAEVILNYAEAAVEAGHLAEAKAAMDEIRARVNMPPLPAGLSKDEMRLRVRNERRVEFAWEELRYFDLRRWQKPDGDLSTTCKWLTGMQITKNADGSYKYERINIRQTPRFGYENKDLLLPLPLSEASRLEVITGTDWQNPGW, encoded by the coding sequence ATGAAACTCAAATATATATATTTATCTACATTGGTTGCGTTCACTTCCTTATGCGCATGTTCCGATGTGTTGGACGTCTCGCCTGACGGAACATTATCTATGGAAGAAATTTATTCGGACCCGGATAAAGTAGGAGCTTTATTAAATGGTTGCTATAATAACCTGCCTAAAAAAGGACACAGTTATTTTTTCTTCGACCAGTTGGTAGTGGCATGTAGTGACGATGCCTGGACTTCGGAAGACGGCCAGGGCCAAATGGTACAACAGATGTACGACGGACAGGCCTCGGCCAGCAACCATCCTATCCGGGATATGCACGACGGGCATGGAGCATTGCTGAATGCATATTGGTCGCGTTACTGGACTCAGATACGTTTATGTACCCAGTTCTTGGAGAATATCGACCAGGCTACCGTACCCAGTGAGGTGGAACGTGCCCGTTGGAAAGCGGAAGCACACGTGATGCGAGCCTTTTTCTATTCGGAATTAATAAAATGGTTCGGTAAATTACCTATTGAACGGAATACTTACTCTTTTGATCAGGATTTTTCCGACTTGAAACGGGAATCCGTATACGACCTGGCCAAATTTATAGAAGAAGATTGCGATGCAGCTATCAATACGCCGGAACTACCGTGGCGTATCACAACCGAATCGGAAGCTCAGCGGGCCACGAAAGCATTGGCTTATGCTCTCAAATCAAAAATGCTCCTTTATGCAGCCAGCCCGCTCCACAACGAAGGGAACGATTATTGGGAAGAAGCCTACCAATCCAACAAAAAGGCCGTGGAAGAATTGAAAAAGAATGGATATGAGTTATTTCGCACTTGTACGAATCCGAATACCTTCGGGACGTACGATGGCGCAGCATTTCACCAACTAGCTTGTCAGAGTGCGGACTATTCCGCTTCGCCCCGCGACCGCGAAACGATTTGGCAACAACGTGACGGTGCTGTTTTTGTGTGGCATATAGCTTATATCGGGAGTAATATGTCGAATACGTTTAAATGTGGAGCTTGTCCTACGCAAGAATTAGTAGATGCATTTGAAACGATAGACGGGCAACCGGTATTAAACTTAGATAAACCTTATTTGGACGAAAAACATTTGCAACCTAATTACAATCCGAATAACAAATTGTATAATCCGGCGGATCCTTATAAAAACAGAGACCCTCGTCTTTATGCCACTGTAATAAAGAACGGAGATACCATTGTTTGGGAGAACGGCCAGGTGTACGACGTGGAAACATTCGTAGGAGGCCGGCATCATATAGAATCTACTGTATCGGAGCGTACTTTTACCCGTACCGGCTATTTACATCGCAAAATGGTAACGCCGGGAGCTTGCAACACCAACCAAATAAACTGCTCCAACTGGAAACATTACCGGCTTGCCGAAGTAATTTTAAATTATGCCGAGGCAGCCGTAGAAGCCGGACACCTTGCCGAAGCAAAAGCAGCGATGGATGAGATACGGGCCCGTGTCAATATGCCCCCTCTCCCCGCAGGTTTATCGAAAGATGAAATGCGTTTGCGAGTACGGAACGAACGCCGGGTCGAATTTGCCTGGGAAGAACTCCGCTATTTTGATTTACGCCGTTGGCAGAAGCCGGACGGAGATTTGAGTACAACGTGCAAATGGCTTACCGGCATGCAGATAACAAAAAATGCAGACGGGTCTTATAAATATGAACGTATCAATATTCGCCAGACACCGAGGTTCGGATATGAAAACAAAGATTTACTCTTGCCTCTGCCTTTGTCTGAAGCTTCTCGCCTGGAAGTGATTACCGGAACTGATTGGCAGAATCCGGGTTGGTAA